The Candidatus Zixiibacteriota bacterium DNA segment AAAACTCCCAGCAAGATAGCGAATACCCGGAGCAGTGGTCTGTTTCGCAATTAACCTCCCTGTATAGATTCAAGATGTATTACGATATTAGAAACTGCCGAGAATAACCCGACAGATAACCGATTTCGCCCCTGCGGAAATAGATTCAGAAAATATCTGTTTCTCCCACCGTTTATAATCTACATCTATTACTTATATACGCAACACCTTTTACAGCTATTTGCCTGGAATGTTTATAAAATTCGTAAAGAATGTCAAGTGAAAAAATATAACAGGATATATATAATCCGGTATTCGCGGAGTGGTGTAGATTTGACATGGTGGTATCGGCTGATATGAGGTAGAATCTACCCTCTGGCCTGACAGTTATCCGATGTCTTCGATTCTTTTGTTGTGCGACAAGGAATTACAAAATTTGATTTTTCTTCGAAAAGGGCACACCACTTGCAACCATATTATATTAGAATAAAGAAACCGGTCTATAAACACTCGAGACGAGTTCAATAGATTTGGTTTACTTTGAAAAGGGTGAATTGGGGAGACATTGCGGCCGTCTCCCCTTTTCAGATGAAATCAAGACTATCTATAATATAGTCTCCTTACCAAAACTCTGTCCGGCTTTTTGATGAGAGCCGGACAGTTTTGTTTTGGTCGTTTAACTATCCAGCCAGACTGTATCATCGGGAGAGGCATTGGTCTTAAAAACAAGTATCCGAAAATCTTCGGAGGAGGCATTTTTGACGCTGTGTACATCATCCGGTTCAGTGATCATCATATCACCTGTTTTGAGCACTCGCTCGAGTTCGTTGATCGTGAATGTCACCTCGCCCGAAATAACATAATAGTATTCATAAGTCTTCTCATGATAATGAGGCGCAACATAAGCACCCGGTTTGATTTCGACCACCTGCGCCAGGCAACCCTCACATTCGATTTCCTCCGGTGAAGCCAGGACCTGTTTTTTGTACCCTTTGCCCTCGATCCAGCCATCAGCCTTGATTTCTATTGCCTTCATAATTTTCTCCCTTCTTGTCAATGCCCTCGAAACATTAGCGTTAGAGTTGCATATATTTTAATAAATCAATAGATTACCTCTTGAGCCTGCAAATCTATATCATCTTTTGTTTAAAGGAGTATAATATGCGAAATAATGCCAAAGTTGCAAATCTGATTATATTTTCGCTTCTTGTTTTAGTTTCTGCAGTTGCCGATCTCTCCGCACAGCCTGAGGGCGATATCCTAGTTTTGGGGGAAACTGCCAGACTATATTCCGATATTCTCAAAGAGGAGCGACACTTATTGGTTTATATGCCGATCGGTTACGAAACCGGGCAGGGAAATTTCCCTGTGATGTTTCTTCTGGACGGCAGTACTCATTTCCATCATGTGAGCGGAATCTGCAATTTCCTGACCCGGCAAAACCTGATGCCCCCGACTTTGATAGTGGCCCTGATCAACACCGACCGTACACGCGATTTTACACCCTCAAAAGACGAAAGCCGGGAATATGGCGAGCTTCCCACAGCCGGCCGGGCAGATACCTTTTTGGCATTCTTTGAGCAGGAGCTGATCCCTTTCGTGGAGAAAAATTATCGCACCCAGCCTCATCGCACACTGGTTGGACATTCCCTCGGAGGACTGTTCGCGATCAACGCGATGTTCGAAAAACCGGAGCTGTTCGATGCCTACATCGCTATCAGTCCGACCTTCTGGTGGGATGATGAGATCCTGAGGCGCAAGGCCAAAAGATACTTCCGGCAGAATCAACCTCTGGAGAAATTCCTGTACATGTCTCTTGGCGATGAGGGCCGGAGGATGCAGACCGCGGCTGAGCGGTTCATCGAATACTTTGAAAGTGAAGCGCCTGAAGAGCTTGACTGGAAGTTTGTTTCGATGTCTGCAGAGACCCACGGCACCACCCCCCACCTGACAGTCTATCGCGGACTTCTGAGCCTCTACCGAAACTGGCAACTGCCCGAGGGGGCACTCGATTCCAGCCTGACCTTTGTCGAGAGCCATTACAACAAATTGAGCCGGCGCTATGGTTACGAGATCCAGATTCCCGAACGAACGATCAATATCATGGGGTATCGCGCGCTGGGTAACGAAGATTTTGACCTCGCGGTCAGCTTGTTTAAACTCAACGTCGAAAAATATCCGCACTCGGCCAATGTCTACGACAGCCTGGGAGAATGCTATGAGGCGATGGGTAAGCCGGGACTGGCACTACAAAATTACCGCCAGGCAGTTGAACTGGGAGAAGAAAACGATGATCCCAACCTTCCGATCTACGAAGATCATCTCGAAAAACTGAAAGCCCAAAACGACAAGGATATGTGAGTTACTTGTATAAGAAAAAGGCGGTCCGCTGTTGGACCGCCTTAATTATATCAAAGATCTGTATAGACTACCTGTTTTTTCTGCGCAGGATACCCACACCGGCCATACCCAGACCCAGAAGAATCAGGGTTGACGGCTCAGGAACCACGTTGAAGTCCTTTTCCAGAAGATCATTACCGCATTCCATAGTCATGTGAACATGCACGGTATTGAAATCGAAAGTTCCAAACATAGACTTGGAAATACGATATTCGGTGATCCAGGTGTCGGTCTGACCGGCAAACATCGGATCGGTTTCGAAATCCAGCTCTTCGGTCATGACCATATCGACGGAGCCCAGGAGAGTACCGTTGACCATCTTGTAGGCACCAGCCTGATTTCTGATATTGGCGTTGTTGCCATAAGTTCCCTGAGCGGAGGGGATATAAGCCCAGCTGTCGACATCATACAGGTTTCCGGTTTCGTCGATCGCATAATCATACATGCTTCCATCAAAACCGAAGAATAAATGACCGCGCTCGAAATTTTTGTCGAAAACGGTCGAATAAGCGGCTAAACCAAAAGAGGCAGTGTTCGAGAAATACAAGTAATCATTGTCAGCGGCAAAATTGGCGCCCTCGATATCATACTTCTCACCGCCATCCGGTTCTTCACCCGGTGAGGGTGTCTCACCAATGTAAACACCATTCTGCCATCCGAAATCGATATCGGAAGTGTTCTGGTGCTCATCGAAATAGGAACCGTAGGAATTGCCAAAATCATGGTAGTTCCAGCTGTAACCCATAGCGGATGCACTCAGCGCAAACACCAAACAGGCGGCCAGAATCATCAGTTTTTTCATTTGAAATCCTCCTATGTAATCAAAAACAATTCATTCTGACCTTTATATTAAGCAAATATCGTGCCGTAGAGAATTGTTTTTCCAGAAAGTCGCATTAGTATTTTCTTGCAGCACAACAGGTTATAAAAACTACCCTGAACATCCCCCTTAAAAAAATTTAGAAATACCCGAGATTGTAAGCGATTCCGACACCCTTAATTGAGTGATTCAATGAAGCGTCTCTAATTCATTATAAATCAGTATGTTATAAGTGTGTGGTGCGATGTCAGAATTTTAAACAGTTTTTCGATAGGAATGTATACTGTAATTGTATTGTTTTATGGGTGATCAGCCCGGTTAAAACCCGGGTAATCAGATAAAGTTGTCCAGCGTTTTTTCAAGATCGTTAAGCTTGTCGTAAACTTTCAAGGCACTTTTTTTCGCCGCTTCGAACATCCCGGATATGGTCAGATCTTCGTTTTTGAGATCTTTATTGGTGAGCGATTCGAGTAGCTTGCCGTTTAAATCATAGATTCCCATGAAATCCATTTCGACACGCAGATTTGTCTTCCCTATATCTGTAATGAAGTTTTCACCATCCAGCTCACGCCATTCGATATTGCCTTTGCGGGTCTGGTAGAGGATTTTTTTTAGAATTCCGATAGTTTTTTTCTTTGTTTCCATGACTTGTCTCGCGGTAAAAGTTTACTTGTTTGTATCCACATAAATATTATTCGGAAGGTTATTCTCAGCAGTTTAACGCTTTTGGCTCTTATTGCCGAATTTCTGCAAATTTAACATGGATTGTTTGATTCTGGCAAAATGAATCTTGTTATTTGCTGAAGAGCAATTGACCGATTGGATCGGGTCGTCGGCAAAGCAGGATCATGAGAACGGACGGAATTGTATCAGATTTCGACCGCTATAGAACACAGAGAGGGAACGACTCGAGTCATTCCCTCTCATTGAAAATCAGTTTTCAGATTTAAGTATTAAAAGCCTCTCCGGCCACCGCCACCGCCGTAGCCGCCGCCACCGCCACGCGGCCCACGGTCTTTTCTTGGCCGGGCTTCGCTGACGTTTAAGTTGCGGCCACCCAATTCGGTATCGTTGAGTCCGTTGATCGCGGCCTCAGCTTCCTCGCTGGAAGGCATCTCGACAAATCCGAAACCTCTCGATTTACCGGTATACTTGTCGCTGATAATGTTGACTTTTTCGACTTCTCCATAGCTCTCGAAAGCCTGGCGAAGTTCGTCCTCTGTCAGATCGAACGAGAGGTTTCCTACGTAGATATTCATGCTAAAAACTCCAGACATTGAAACCTGCCCCTCAAGCTCCGCTAACTTACTCTCTCTGAGCCCGGAGGAGGTCTCAGTTAAACCTGAACAAACCAGCCCATATTTCCAAGATTCACTTGTTTTAGATCTTGTAAAAGCGGTATGGCTCGATCACTGTACCTGAAAATACCGCAAACCTGCGACTTGTCAAGTGAAATTATCGTTATGATTGCCTATAGCACATAATATCAAGAATTATAACATAATACCGAAACATAATAATACCCAAACAGGAATATCAGCTATACATTGTAAAAGCCGTTCGGACTGACATAGATGAGACAGATATCGATTTTGTTGAATTTCAGGGCAAAAACAGGAACATCTGCTCAAATTGCGATGTTCAGTTTCAAAAGTGGGGAGCATATAGATTGAAGAAAGTTTTTGTTTATTCCATACTGCTTCTGATCGGCCTGATTATATCCCAGTTCATGACCGAACTGGCCGGGGACAGCTATGACACGGTTTACGAGGTATTGCGTCTTCTGACCGTTTTCTGCCTCGGGTTTATAATGATCCATGTCGGTTATGAATTCGAGATTGACCGCAACAACCTCAAATCCTACGCTGTCGACTACGGTGTGGCCGCAACCGCCGCCGCTTTCCCGTGGTTATTCGTAGCGGGTTATTTCGTTTTCGTCATGTCCTCCAGTTCGGCCTGGGGCTCATTCGACACCTGGAAGGAAGCCCTTCTTGCGGGTCGCTTTGCCGCACCGACCTCGGCCGGGATACTGTTTTCTATGCTGGCGGCGGCCGGGTTATCGATCACCTGGGTTTTCCGTAAGTTGCGGATCCTGGCGATCTTCGACGATCTCGATACCGTGCTTTTGATGATTCCGCTCAAAATGATGATGGTCGGATTCAAGTGGCAGCTGGGTGTGATAGTGATCATTATGGTTGTCTTTCTATGGTTTGCCTGGCGCTACATGCACCTCTGGAAGATACCGATCTCGTGGCCGTGGGTGATGGCTTACTCATTTATCCTGACGGCCATAATTGAAATCATCTATCTCGGAAGCAAGATGTTCGACGAGGTTGTGACG contains these protein-coding regions:
- a CDS encoding RNA-binding protein, whose translation is MNIYVGNLSFDLTEDELRQAFESYGEVEKVNIISDKYTGKSRGFGFVEMPSSEEAEAAINGLNDTELGGRNLNVSEARPRKDRGPRGGGGGYGGGGGRRGF
- a CDS encoding PEP-CTERM sorting domain-containing protein, coding for MKKLMILAACLVFALSASAMGYSWNYHDFGNSYGSYFDEHQNTSDIDFGWQNGVYIGETPSPGEEPDGGEKYDIEGANFAADNDYLYFSNTASFGLAAYSTVFDKNFERGHLFFGFDGSMYDYAIDETGNLYDVDSWAYIPSAQGTYGNNANIRNQAGAYKMVNGTLLGSVDMVMTEELDFETDPMFAGQTDTWITEYRISKSMFGTFDFNTVHVHMTMECGNDLLEKDFNVVPEPSTLILLGLGMAGVGILRRKNR
- a CDS encoding cupin domain-containing protein, which codes for MKAIEIKADGWIEGKGYKKQVLASPEEIECEGCLAQVVEIKPGAYVAPHYHEKTYEYYYVISGEVTFTINELERVLKTGDMMITEPDDVHSVKNASSEDFRILVFKTNASPDDTVWLDS
- a CDS encoding sodium:proton antiporter; the encoded protein is MKKVFVYSILLLIGLIISQFMTELAGDSYDTVYEVLRLLTVFCLGFIMIHVGYEFEIDRNNLKSYAVDYGVAATAAAFPWLFVAGYFVFVMSSSSAWGSFDTWKEALLAGRFAAPTSAGILFSMLAAAGLSITWVFRKLRILAIFDDLDTVLLMIPLKMMMVGFKWQLGVIVIIMVVFLWFAWRYMHLWKIPISWPWVMAYSFILTAIIEIIYLGSKMFDEVVTIHIEILLPAFVLGAMIARPPGSDPHSDDARNGHQEGPESPEEQKVSTYVSGAFMVLVGLSMPSLAKALGSQAGADMTASTIAIHVLIVTVLANLGKMFPVFMYRREATFKERLAICIGMWPRGEVGAGVLVVSLSYGIGGPMIAVAMLSLALNLFLTGVFILVVKRLLADVKVLDHS